In Silene latifolia isolate original U9 population chromosome 3, ASM4854445v1, whole genome shotgun sequence, a single window of DNA contains:
- the LOC141646631 gene encoding uncharacterized protein LOC141646631 — protein sequence MASAQQPKDVAQAFEIEKSKLEEVMKDAKNNLQKNIDSSDQITAMALTELRNGGPHQARFYRSHSWSGNFMTRIPEFINSGDGATIVHKGSKAAVIYGLLPENPRSAAWLLAWSKPDDSTKPIRVYVKGGTRDALVQNVNWNEVEKELDQSGEISQDMDPESGAMLVGRIQNDSDKVALVGTTLNLFNPFP from the exons ATGGCATCAGCTCAACAGCCCAAGGATGTAGCACAAGCTTTCGAGATTGAAAAGTCGAAACTAGAGGAGGTGATGAAAGATGCAAAGAACAACCTGCAGAAAAACATAGACAGTAGTGACCAAATCACTGCCATGGCATTGACTGAACTAAGGAATGGTGGGCCACACCAAGCCAGGTTCTACAGAAGCCATAGCTGGTCCGGGAATTTCATGACTCGGATACCCGAGTTTATCAACTCTGGTGATGGTGCCACCATTGTTCACAAGGGTTCCAAGGCTGCCGTCATTTACGGTCTACTACCAGAGAATCCTCGCTCTGCTGCATGGCTCTTGGCTTGGTCTAAGCCTGATGATTCCACTAAACCCATTCGC GTGTATGTGAAGGGTGGAACAAGGGACGCACTCGTGCAAAATGTGAACTGGAATGAAGTTGAAAAAGAACTAGACCAGTCTGGGGAGATTAGCCAAGACATGGACCCGGAATCAGGTGCTATGCTAGTTGGCCGGATTCAGAATGACAGCGACAAAGTCGCGTTGGTCGGCACCACCCTTAACCTTTTCAATCCATTTCCTTAG
- the LOC141646643 gene encoding putative E3 ubiquitin-protein ligase RHC1A, with product MMSSNGGNTHWCYQCRQPIRARSRGTVCPICDGGFIQELQELRGGGGGGGGGGGGGGGGGGVSGGYGSYGHRDGPDQVFGIMEALDSLMLSSNPEHRVGLIEALDASMGQRRRYGMDDRSPWLIFQGQVPGRMPRNAGFEMFFNGNHPGIRGNNGDFFVGPGLQELIEQLMVERQGPPPAPRAAIDGMPTIKITRARLQTDSHCPVCQDRFELGSEARQMPCNHIYHHDCIVPWLTEHNSCPVCRQEMGPVPSTRGSNPGTGIRSTSGGGNSRGRDSSDQNPGRRNPFSFLWPFRSSNTSSNRGYVETNRSNPATSTTTPGENHERDYSGWPFDY from the coding sequence ATGATGTCTTCTAATGGTGGGAATACACATTGGTGTTACCAATGTAGGCAACCCATTCGTGCTCGAAGTCGAGGCACTGTATGCCCTATTTGCGACGGAGGGTTTATTCAGGAGTTACAAGAGTTACGcggaggtggaggtggaggtggaggtggcggtggcggtggcggtggtggtggtggtgttagTGGTGGGTATGGCTCTTATGGGCATAGAGATGGTCCTGACCAAGTGTTTGGAATAATGGAAGCTTTAGACTCATTGATGCTTAGTAGCAACCCGGAGCATAGGGTTGGGTTAATCGAAGCTTTGGATGCATCTATGGGACAAAGGAGAAGGTATGGTATGGATGATCGGAGTCCTTGGTTGATTTTTCAAGGGCAAGTTCCGGGTAGGATGCCTAGAAATGCCGGGTTTGAGATGTTTTTCAATGGAAACCATCCAGGAATTCGGGGGAACAATGGCGATTTCTTTGTTGGACCTGGCCTGCAAGAGTTGATAGAGCAGCTTATGGTGGAAAGGCAGGGTCCACCACCGGCCCCTCGCGCTGCAATTGACGGAATGCCCACGATCAAGATCACGCGGGCTCGTCTTCAGACAGATTCACACTGCCCCGTGTGTCAAGATCGGTTTGAGCTCGGCTCTGAAGCAAGGCAGATGCCTTGCAACCATATTTACCACCATGATTGCATTGTCCCTTGGTTGACCGAACACAACTCGTGCCCTGTTTGTCGTCAAGAAATGGGCCCTGTCCCATCTACCCGTGGTAGTAACCCAGGTACCGGAATTAGAAGCACTAGTGGTGGTGGTAACTCAAGAGGGAGGGATAGTAGTGATCAGAACCCGGGAAGGAGGAACCCATTCTCGTTCTTGTGGCCCTTTCGCTCATCAAATACCAGTAGTAACCGAGGTTATGTTGAAACAAACCGGAGCAACCCAGCTACAAGCACAACTACTCCTGGCGAGAATCACGAGAGGGACTATTCTGGTTGGCCTTTCGATTACTAG